The window tagacctgtcctccatgaatttgtctaagtcccttttgaagccatagaagctagtggccatcaccacatgccatggcagagaattatgtgctgtgtgaaaaagtacttccttttgttgaacCTGAACTTTGGTCCTAAAGTCATTTTGATCCTGGTCTTTATATGCTATTACTAGGGTTCTCATCCTTTGGGCTCATAAACTTTACAGGAACAAGGCAAGGTAGAACTGTTGGACTTTATGAATAGGCTCCTTCTGTGAACACTTGCTGCACTCCCACTCCACCCACTCTGCAAATATTTGAGCAAGTTAAAAAAGCAGTGGAAAAAACTAATGGGGGAACAAAGATATAACTGCATGTACTTAGTGCAATAAGAGAAAGTAGTGtttgtaacaaattgttctaacTGTACATGCCTCTATTGCAGTTGTGGCAATAGCCATGGAAGGGGAGCTGTAgttagtggtagagcatatgctgtATGTAGATAAAGTCCCAGCCAGGTTCAATTCCCAAGCAGGGCTGAGAAGGAAACCATTTGGGACCATGAAGTACTGCTACCAGTCAGTAtcgacaatactgaactagatggaccagtggtctgaatttgaaacagtataaggcagtttcatatgttcaaaagggagaaagaaagagatcaGTGCAAAAAACAGATTACATCAAGGAAAGGAATTTATAAGGACCAATTAAGATGTCAGCGAGTACTGAGCAGGCTTTTGAATTCTCCAAAATTCTTCTTCACAGGACTGGTTAGATTGACATTCTACCAATTATTTTACAGAAGTAGTGTCTTTTCTATTTTTCCTGTGAATCATCTCTAGGGAAAGAGTTATAGAAACAGTTTGGAAGGGAAGTCTCTGGGACCAGGCTTGTCAACGCCTGCCCCCAAAAGAATTTGACAGCtccctgcatcctgtttccagtgGCAAGCCAGAAACATGAAATTTTTGACAGAAAAGGATTATCTCAGCATATGCACAATGCCTTCCCCTCTTACCACTAAAAACAGAAAACCACAGTCACCCTCGTTTCAAATCGGAGTACTATTTCTagatagataggccttgagcctctTTTAGAATCTATTTATTACTCCATACCTGACCATTACAGATTTGTTTTTTGCAGAGCCTTTTAAAGCGAAttttgactggggggggggggggacatcagaCCGCACAGAGCCCAAACATAACTCCAAAATCAAACTTAGCTATATACATAGCTGAACGCACAGTGCGAACCCCATTTCACTGGTTATAGTTTGGAACACAACATTTATTTAAACAATTGTTCTCTATTTGTGTTGTTTTGGAGGACTGCAGGGTGGGTACGGAGGAGGTGTTTTTTACGCACCCTAATGATTTCATTCAAATCCAAGAATCACGTCTTGGCTGGGGCTGGCCTGCCTTAGCAGCGGTTTGAAGCCTGAGCGCGCACTTTCTGGCAACCCCACCTCCAGCGCCTCGGTCACAGGCGGGCGGAGGACAGAGGACGAGCGAGCGCTCGCTGCCCCGCCTCTTGTAGGGGTGGAGTCCCGCCAGGCCCGCCTCGGTTTCTTTGTGCTCGGCATCGGCGGCGGGTACTTGCTGGCAGCCTCTCTGTGTGTGACTAGCTGAGCTCGGCTGTTGGCGGCCGTTTTCCCTCACAGAACCGGCCTCGGTCTGACAGACCTgacccttctctctctgcctgccgTCGCCGCCGCCCTTTGGAGCTGCCGCCATGTCGCTGGGATCCGGTCCGGAGGCAGGTTTCTCCAGCGAAGAGCTGCTGACCCTGCGCTTCCCTCTGCACCGCGCCTGTCGCGACGGCGACTTGCCGGCTTTGTGCGCTCTGCTGCAGAGCGCGCCCCGCGAAGACCTGGCAGCCGAGGACTCCTTCTACGGGTGGACCCCCATCCACTGGGCCGCGCATTTCGGAAAGGTAAagccggggtgggggcagggagccgcCGAGTCGTCCGCCCCGCATCACTCGCTCCCGCGGGGAGGCTAACGGAGACCGCCCAAGGCGCGCCGCCCCTGGCTGCGGTCCACGAGCGCCTTCAGCTGCGGTGCTCCGGGGTCGTTTGTAGGTAGCAGCGGCGGGAAGCGCCGGCGCCATCTTAGAGCGCCTATTCCGCCTTGTTCACCCCAGCGGGGTCTCCccgagtggggcgggggaggaagagCAGAGGGAAGCGGCCATTCCACGTAGTAGAGATGTACGTCTCGGGCCGCCGCCTGCCTCGAGAGGCTTCCTcgggggaaagagagggaggaggcgCTCTTGCGAGGGAGATCCCGCGACGGGCGCGCGCGCGTTTTTAAACGGGTGGTGGTTGCGCGGCCCCTGCTAACCTCTCGAGGTAGCCGTCATCACCACTGTCGAAACCCGGTGAGGCGAGGCTGCTTTCTTTAGGTTGCCAAGGCCGTTATGTGTCCGCGTGAAGGAGgctgagcgagcgagcgagcgtaTCCCTTCTCTCAGAGTTGCCCCGCAGAAACCGCGGAGAGCGTTTTCCTGATCTGTGGGTTGGCTTTATTGGAGATGGTGTGTTGTTCATGCCACAATATCCGCACAACCTGAAATATATTCTCTCTTCCGTGTATCATTTTCTGACCCTACAGGAGGCTGAAAAATGCACTCGGTCTCTGTGTCTTCTGGTCTGAATTGCCACTCCTAAGAACACACAACTTTTCACCAAACCCATCCTGTTGTCAAAGTAGTTGGTTGGAGTCTTACATCTTTCTGGGTATGGTGGggattaaacaacaacaacaaaccatgaaccACCAGGTGTGCTAGCTaagctaaattttaaaaaaactgggcaAAACCTTACATGATTCGTCTGCCTTGTGCTTATAGAATGTGTTCAATTGGGGACCTTGCAGTAATAGTTTTAAAAGAGCATGCAGCAgagggtgtagtggttagagagtgtCGGACCAAgactggggagatccaagttcaaacccccactcagccatgaaactcagtgagtGGGTGACTCTAGGCCGGTCACTgccctctcagcctagcctacctcacagggtggttgtgaggataaacataaccatgtttatctgggctccttggaggaagagtgggatataaatgtacaaataaattttaaaaataaaaaattctcccACAGCTTATCTCTCTACATTTGCACTTTTCTTCATTCTTGATTCAGGAACTGAGGGTGGTCAGTGTCTCCTCCACACACAACACAGAGATCAATAACCTTCTTACTCTTTCCTGCCTTTCTCCATCAAATAAGAGGGAAGACAGATGAAGCCTAGTGGTCCCCTCCTACACAATAACTGAGTGATTACCCTCCTCGCCTGTACGGTATATTTAGATCACTAAATATAGTAGTGATCTTGGGGCTCTGTATCATAACTGCCCATCCTTCCTCAGAGATAAACTATTTTACCAATCCCCTCCTACACAGCTTTTGGCAGATCCATGAATCTCAAGCCTTTTCTTGTTGGTTTTTTCCAATATGTAGGTGCTGTGTGAACTAATGGGTAGAGAGATCATTATAGTGTGTCTGTTTTCCCCTACTGCACCTCCCATTGTCTACTCATGGTGTTGGGTAAAAGTAATTACTAATTTGATGGGCTTTTTTGCCAAATGTCATCTGTCTCTCATCTTTCCCCTTGAGATTTTTGTCACTTTGTTCTAAGAGCTCTTAGCCACCCATTTATGGCAATTGAGCTTCCAAACACCTGCAGTCtgtcctttctctttttctttcttttcttttttgttgtgtttattatGGCAACAAAGTCATTTGGAGTATTTGTTCAGATTGCAAGCAGGTCTTTGCTTGTGTTTGATAGCAATAAACCTTACAGAAGAATTGtccccagggccggactgggggctctgagagggcagtggaatgtatgttgGGAGGGCGTTGGGTTTTGAGCGTAATGGGTACTTAAGGATGCCAGTCTGAGCCTGATTGTCCCCTGATAGTAGATCAAGGTTAATTAGTGCTCTCTCATATTTTGGCTCCTGGTTTTCTTGGCAGTAGTGGGTTTTCTGTTGCAGTTATCTCTAAAAATCCACTGAGCCTATTGTGGTGGTGAAAATATGTCAGTCAGTCAAACAATTTTTGTTATGGTCTCTGgccagcataaagtagattacattaaAACGGCTTTAAAACAGGCTATGCCTAGAACTGTGAGAGTAGAGAGGTTAAAAACTATACAGTGTTATACAGCTACTGTTAAACTGTGGTGAGCTATCTTAAAACTGGGTAAAGTGGGTGAGACTGTATAAAAAGTTTACGTAGTTACAAATCTTAAAATCAATCTGTAAAACTATAAAATGCTATGAGGTTTTAAACTAAACTGTTTTGGGCCTGCTTAATTCTTGCTGGCTGTCAGGACCCAACAAATTTTACATGCTGCtttgcagaacttggcagtgttttGTGTGATAACAGGGTTGGAGTCGGCGAGCAGGAGAGAGCCATAGAATTGACTTGAGTGACCTGGGGACTTGATTAATAGCAGAAGGATGAGGGCGATATAAATGTCTTTGTAGAATGGGCAATGGAGGAGGACATTCtctgtttcaacttgcccagaatcACAGTGGCACAGGAGTTCCGAGTAGGGGGGTCTTCCTGTATCTCTGTCTAAATCATTTTGGCACTCTGTGTCCGTGATGCGTCATTTGAGTGTTTTTGCCTGTTTGTAACCCATGGAAAATAGGGgaggagagcagtgttccctctaacaaggattcccagatgttgttgactacaactcccataatccccaatcaaaagtcattgcagctggagattctgggagttgaacatctgggaatccctttcaGAGGGAACCATGAGGAGCGGTGAAAATATGTGAATGTTTCTTGAGGaggaaccagggtggatttgatttaaatcaaactgatttaattcacgatttaaatcacgatttaaatcactagtcagtaaggcttgatttaaatcatagttttctacataaagactaattcttgctggtataactttaatatgcaagtagatgaagatttttagaataacaacttttcatattagtttttttatccccagtttaataggttaatcattcatatttggacaacttttctgttgtacttaggaaggagaaaaataatcattaccttaataataacaatttaaatagatttattcaactgaaacaataacattacagcatatgttatttgcttaaacaaacatccatgtttgttaactaatttggctaaacaaaatatatatattttaagaaacttagactgtcagcccagcctacacatgaaaaacttatatactgtcctctgtagctcattcgtcatcttcatcttcttctttgttcataatctggaaaagaaaaacaagctttcctgctttatcgggtcccaaatgatttctcaatttagaatgaatgaatccaaaggaagagaatattctttcaacgcctgcagaagaagctactgctgttaaaagtgaaatcattacttgaacagtctctaaatccaagtgcttaagtgacttccaccagttcactggtgtgactttctttaaaatatcttcagcaaacatatatttcttgaatggttcccccttagctttgaagtttattatagttggcattacagatggatgattgctggatacccatgtcatagctaactcctcttcctcagcacttaagttttgaccctggtactggatattgacaatatttgccaaaaaatgagctggagacagtacttgtcccattcgtttttttaatgcttgtaatttaattctgtccatgtgtagttctgtttttaagtgttcactcagttccttccaaatttcaacagcatcagcaataaaacagctatttttctgtattttgtttaaagattcagagatgggtttcaggatgctcagcatatgttcaacatttctcttaagcccaatgttgaggattttggctgtgacagtgccatctattttatctcgattttgttcacaaactgtcatcagaataggccagttcttgatatactgctcaaaacagtcaaccacagagttccatctaacatcttgtgggagtgttagcttggttccacccatccttttcagagctgctgcagcaaagtgattgttacggaagtatttagcaatttcaacaacattagtctttatttctggaacacttaaggctttggctaagaggtgcagcaaatgagcactgcaaccatatgttattagctttgtattcccttcctgctcttctaaatttcttctcatcttggatacatttgcagcattgtctgtgaccaaactgcgtactagacatttgaatttttgttcacatgttgttatagcttttactgccacttcttgtaagtattctgctgtgtgtgcatttcctgacgtatcaattgtttgtgcaaggaagactttcccttctgttgttatacaagcacatacaataggatcattgtggacattactccacccatcaatacctaggttaacaattctaccctccagagctgtagcacattgctccatttctctgtcatacactttatccagcagtttccctgcaacatctgctctgctgggtggactgtatcctggtctcagtgactgaaccatattaatgaaatgtgggttctcagtcagatggaaagaagagttcgttgcataaacaaactgggcaattttttcatcaattaacactttttctaatctgctagtttttaccacaaacttatctatggtggttccaggagggaaggattttttctttcttttaggtaatagtgatatgtggctgtgggtgtctgatgatgatgctaatgaagcactatcctggatggataactctgaaactgtagaacaggaggatggtgatcttgaaggtggatagtttccagaatccatgaattcccctaaacaaaaaagtcaatgctgttattttattgtttatacaatttctgcttattgtacacagcactgccccaaaaggaatatttgcttttcttcataactgtaccaaatgacagtaacatgcagtaataataaaaaatataattttgctcaaacatgacagttcaaggcagtctttagaaatattatatgattcaataaaaatgtttaccaacctgaagatcctgcctgttcaaatgtgtttctttggtcatcttcatcacagcacttctcatgatgttgcctcattcgggccaccaggccttgcatttctttgttgca of the Hemicordylus capensis ecotype Gifberg chromosome 3, rHemCap1.1.pri, whole genome shotgun sequence genome contains:
- the LOC128348793 gene encoding uncharacterized protein LOC128348793 translates to MAAGRKRDPVWQYFNEVPLPIGKAGMRAKCKHCNKEMQGLVARMRQHHEKCCDEDDQRNTFEQAGSSGEFMDSGNYPPSRSPSSCSTVSELSIQDSASLASSSDTHSHISLLPKRKKKSFPPGTTIDKFVVKTSRLEKVLIDEKIAQFVYATNSSFHLTENPHFINMVQSLRPGYSPPSRADVAGKLLDKVYDREMEQCATALEGRIVNLGIDGWSNVHNDPIVCACITTEGKVFLAQTIDTSGNAHTAEYLQEVAVKAITTCEQKFKCLVRSLVTDNAANVSKMRRNLEEQEGNTKLITYGCSAHLLHLLAKALSVPEIKTNVVEIAKYFRNNHFAAAALKRMGGTKLTLPQDVRWNSVVDCFEQYIKNWPILMTVCEQNRDKIDGTVTAKILNIGLKRNVEHMLSILKPISESLNKIQKNSCFIADAVEIWKELSEHLKTELHMDRIKLQALKKRMGQVLSPAHFLANIVNIQYQGQNLSAEEEELAMTWVSSNHPSVMPTIINFKAKGEPFKKYMFAEDILKKVTPVNWWKSLKHLDLETVQVMISLLTAVASSAGVERIFSSFGFIHSKLRNHLGPDKAGKLVFLFQIMNKEEDEDDE